DNA from bacterium:
AATTGGCGATGCGCCATTGAATCGCGATGGCTTGACTGCACGGTAGGATTATTTTACTTACGTTACGAATGTTTGTAAAGCTTTGCGACTTGCTTGTTCGGTAATAACTATCGGCAGAGTGCTCACATAGGCGTATAATGTGCCCAGGACGGCTCTACAGGAGGAGCGGCACCGCTGAGTGCCGCCAAACAACAGAGAAAGGGGGGACAGGCACATGAGTTTCGCAAATCCGCTCGGCGAGTTCTTGCGCAGTTTCCGACAGGCGCGTGGCTTGACGGCCATGGACGTGGCCCAGCGCTGTCAGATCCCCGTCTCGGTCGTCCTGGACATCGAGCACGGTGACAAGCCCGATGCCGACACCATGCGGACCCTTTCCGAGGGGCTCGCGATCCCCCTGGTCGATCTGCACCGCGTGGCGCAGGGCGAAAAGGTCGAGCTTCCCGCCCCCACCATGCTGCCGGCGGTGCCCGAGACCGTGCCGGCCGCCGTCATGCCCCCGGTCCACGACCCCTTCGACGAGATCGAGCGATCGCCGACCATCCTCGAGGCGGTCCGGGGCCTCAGCCCCGCCCAGATCGAGAAGGTCATGGACTACATCCAGATGCTCAAACTGGCCGAGCTCGGCCGGAAGCGATCGCTCTCCACCTAGCGCGGTGCGCGTTTTCAGAAAATAGACCGCCCTCTGATGAGAGGGCGGTCTATTTTCTGGGAATATAAACTATGGCTCGGTTGTATTTTGTGTGAGGTGGCCATGAACATCAACGTGAAGTGGGGCGATACCCTGAGCGGCCTGGCGGCGAAGTTCGGGACTTCGGTCCAGAAGCTCGCCAAGGACAACGGCATCACCGATCCCAACCAGATCCTCGCCGGTGCCAACCTCAAGCTCGGCGGCGACCGCGCCAAGGCCAATGGGGCCGAGCGCTTCAACTCGTACCGTGGCGAAGGGGCGTCGGGTGCCGGGGGCATCTCGCCGCTGCCGGAAGGCTACAAGCCGCCCGTCTCGGCCGAGGAGATCGCAAGCAAGCTCGGCGTGCCCCTGGAGAATGTCCAGCAGTACTGGCCCCACATCGCCAAGGCCATGGAGGATGCGGGGATCAACGAGCCCGAGGCCATGGTGGCGATGCTCGCCACGGTCAAGGTCGAGACCGGCAGCTTCCAGCCCATCTCCGAGTACGCGAGCGGCCATGCTTACGAAGGTCGCTCGGACCTGGGCAACACCGAGCCCGGCGATGGTGCGCGCTTCAAGGGGCGCGGCTTCATCCAGCTGACTGGTCGTGCCAATTACCGCGAGTACGGCAAGAAGCTCGGCATCGACCTTGAGAGCAACCCGGACCTCGCGCTGGATCCGGCGGTCTCGGCCAAGATCCTGGTGCAGTACTTCCAGGACCGGAACATCCCCGAGAAGGCGGTGGCCGGCGACTGGCAGGGCGTGCGCCGGGCCGTGAACGGCGGCCTCAACGGCTGGAACGTCTTCAGCGACGCGGTCAGCGACCTCTCGCGCCTCGCCTGATTTTTCAATCCTTCGATGCGAAACGGCGGCCAAGACTTGGCCGCCGTTTCGTGCGTTTGGATCAGGCTTGGAGCGTCCTGCTGAGGCGGGCGATGCCTTCGGCGAGCACCTCGGGAGGGCTCACCCAGGAAAGGCGCAGCCAGCCTTCCGCCCCGAAGGCCTTGCCGGGCGTGAGCACCACGTTGGCACGATCCAGGAGGGTATAGGCCGTCTGGATCGAGTCCGCCGCGTAGGGTTCGGGCAGGCGGATCAGGCAGTAGAAGGCCCCTTCCGGTGCGACGAAGTCCAGGCCGCTCTCCGTCAGGTGTCGGATGAGCGACTCGCGCAGGGCCGCGTAGTGGGCCCGGTGAACGCCGAGCCCACCGGGCGTGCGGAAGACCTCGCCCGCCACGACCTGCGAGAAGGTGCTCGCCGCCGTGGTGACGAACTGGTGGACCTTGATGATCGCGGGCATGACGGCGCTGGGGGCCAGGAGCCAGCCCAGGCGCAGGCCGGTGAGGGCGTTGCTCTTGGAGAGGCTGTTGGCGACCAGGGCGTAGGGGTAGAACTGGGCGATGGAGGCGGGCGGCTCGGGGGTGTAGTAGAGCTCGCGGTAGACCTCGTCCGAGAGGACCCACACAGGGGCGCCGGGTCGGTTCGAGAGGCCCTGGGCGAGGGCGCGCAGCTCGTGCTCGGGCCAGATCCGGCCGGTGGGGTTGCAGGGCGAGCTGAGGACGATCATGCGGGTCTTGGGGCCCAGCGCCGCAAGGACCGTCTCGGCCGAGGGGGCGAAGCCCGTTTCGCTATCGAGCGTGACGGTCCGGCTCGCGATGCCTTCCATCTGGCAGAGCTTGGGATAGAGCGGGTAGCCCGGCTCGACCACGAGCACCTCGTCCTCAGCGGGATCGAGCAGCGCCTTGATGGCGAGGTAGAGGGCCTCCTGGGAGCCGTTGGTGATGCAGACGTTTGATGCCTGGTCGTAGTTCGGATAGGCGTAGTGTTGCGCGATTGCCTCGCGCAGCCAGCCGAAGCCCGCGTTCGGGGTATAGGGACAGCCGTTCTCGGCGACCCAGCGGGTCGCGGCCTCGAACAGGGCAGGATCGGGGCGCAGGGTGGGCTCGCCGAGGCCGAAGTCGAGGGAGTCGGGGCGCTTCTTGGCGTTCAGCTCGCGGATGAGGGACGGGGCGATCTGGGCGAGGACGGGGTTCATGCGCCGAAGAGCTCCTTGAAGGCCTTGAGGTTGGTTTCGAGCATGGCAACGGGCACCGACTCGTTGGCCTGGTGGGCCTGGGCCGTCTCGCCGGGGCCGAAGTTGACCGCGGGGATGCCGCGCGAGGTGAGCTGGGCCACGTCGGTCCAGGCCTGCTTGGCTTCGACTTCGAGGTCCTGGGCGCGCCGCCAGGCGTCGAGCAAGGGGTGGTCGAGGCAGACGGCGCCCGAGGGGGCCACGTCGATGATTTTGACCTCGCCCTCGCCCTGGACCAGGGCTTCGAGCTCGTTGATGGCTTGTTCGCTCGACTTGCCGGGGGCAAAGCGGTAGTTGACGTTGAGGGTGAAGGCGTCGGGGATGACGTTGCGGCTGTTGGCGGTGCTCGCCATGGTCGCGTTCATCACCTCGTAGAAGGTCAGATCGCCGTAGCGGACCTCCTTGCGGCCCAGGTCCCGGAGGCGATGCAGGTAGCCGGTGGCCTTGTAGATGGCGTTCTCACCCTGCCAGGGGCGGGCGCTGTGGGCGCGCTTGCCCCGGAAGGTGACCTCGGCGTGCAGGCCTCCGACGCAGCCCGCCTGGATGCGGTTGTCGGTGGGCTCCAGGCAGAAGGCCAGGTCGATGCCCTTGGGGATGGCGCCCGCCTCGAACAGGGGCGGCAGGCCGCTGTCCGCGATGGGGCCTTCTTCCTTGTCGTAGAAGACGAAGACCGGATTGGCGCGGGTCATGCCGGGCGAGAGGCGCAGGAGTTCGAGCATGACGGCAAGGCCGCCCTTCATGTCGCTTGCGCCGCAGCCGTAGACGCGATCGCGGTCCAGCCGCAAGGGCTGATCTGCCGCCGGCTTGACCGTATCAGTGTGACCGAAGAGGGCGATGGTGGGGAGCCCCGGCTTGGCAGGCGGGGTGATGACCACGGCGTTCCCCACCACCCGGATGCAGGACTGAGGCACCCACTGGCTCGCAGTACCCGCGATGTAGCGGGTGATTTCCCCTTCGTCGCCCGTCACGCTCGGGATGCGGCAGAGTTGGAGGGTCATTTCAGCCAGCGTCATGGACATTCTATTCCTATTAAATCCCCGCCCCCGGAGGGGCGGGGAAGTGAATCCGATTCCTTAGACCGCGACGTTGAAGGTACGTAGCACGTCGTTCAGAGACGTCTTCTTGTCGGTCGATTCCTTCCGCTGCCCGATGATGAGCGCGCAGGGCACGCCGAAGGTCCCCGCCGGGTATTCCTTGGGCATGGTGCCGGGAATGACGACCGAGCGCGCCGGCACGCGACCCTTGATGATTACGGGCTCGGGCCCGGTCACGTCCACAATGGGCGTGCTCGCGGTGATGACGACGTTCGCGCCGAGCACCGCTTCTTCCTCGACCACGACGCCCTCGACCACGATGCAACGCGAGCCGATGAAGGCGCCGTCCTCGATGATGACGGGCGAAGCCTGCGGGGGCTCGAGCACGCCGCCGATGCCGACGCCGCCCGAGAGGTGGACGTTCTTGCCGATCTGGGCGCACGAGCCCACCGTGGCCCAGGTATCGACCATGGAGCCAGCGCCCACGTAGGCGCCGATGTTCACGTAGCCGGGCATCAAGATGCAGCCGGGCTCGAGGAAGGAGCCGTAGCGGGCGACACCCGGGGGCACCACGCGCACGCCGGTCTTGGCCAGGTCGCGCTTGGTAGGAATCTTGTCGAGGAACTGAAGGCTGCCTGCGTC
Protein-coding regions in this window:
- a CDS encoding helix-turn-helix transcriptional regulator produces the protein MSFANPLGEFLRSFRQARGLTAMDVAQRCQIPVSVVLDIEHGDKPDADTMRTLSEGLAIPLVDLHRVAQGEKVELPAPTMLPAVPETVPAAVMPPVHDPFDEIERSPTILEAVRGLSPAQIEKVMDYIQMLKLAELGRKRSLST
- a CDS encoding LysM peptidoglycan-binding domain-containing protein, with the translated sequence MNINVKWGDTLSGLAAKFGTSVQKLAKDNGITDPNQILAGANLKLGGDRAKANGAERFNSYRGEGASGAGGISPLPEGYKPPVSAEEIASKLGVPLENVQQYWPHIAKAMEDAGINEPEAMVAMLATVKVETGSFQPISEYASGHAYEGRSDLGNTEPGDGARFKGRGFIQLTGRANYREYGKKLGIDLESNPDLALDPAVSAKILVQYFQDRNIPEKAVAGDWQGVRRAVNGGLNGWNVFSDAVSDLSRLA
- a CDS encoding pyridoxal phosphate-dependent aminotransferase; translated protein: MNPVLAQIAPSLIRELNAKKRPDSLDFGLGEPTLRPDPALFEAATRWVAENGCPYTPNAGFGWLREAIAQHYAYPNYDQASNVCITNGSQEALYLAIKALLDPAEDEVLVVEPGYPLYPKLCQMEGIASRTVTLDSETGFAPSAETVLAALGPKTRMIVLSSPCNPTGRIWPEHELRALAQGLSNRPGAPVWVLSDEVYRELYYTPEPPASIAQFYPYALVANSLSKSNALTGLRLGWLLAPSAVMPAIIKVHQFVTTAASTFSQVVAGEVFRTPGGLGVHRAHYAALRESLIRHLTESGLDFVAPEGAFYCLIRLPEPYAADSIQTAYTLLDRANVVLTPGKAFGAEGWLRLSWVSPPEVLAEGIARLSRTLQA
- the dapE gene encoding succinyl-diaminopimelate desuccinylase, with translation MSMTLAEMTLQLCRIPSVTGDEGEITRYIAGTASQWVPQSCIRVVGNAVVITPPAKPGLPTIALFGHTDTVKPAADQPLRLDRDRVYGCGASDMKGGLAVMLELLRLSPGMTRANPVFVFYDKEEGPIADSGLPPLFEAGAIPKGIDLAFCLEPTDNRIQAGCVGGLHAEVTFRGKRAHSARPWQGENAIYKATGYLHRLRDLGRKEVRYGDLTFYEVMNATMASTANSRNVIPDAFTLNVNYRFAPGKSSEQAINELEALVQGEGEVKIIDVAPSGAVCLDHPLLDAWRRAQDLEVEAKQAWTDVAQLTSRGIPAVNFGPGETAQAHQANESVPVAMLETNLKAFKELFGA
- a CDS encoding 2,3,4,5-tetrahydropyridine-2,6-dicarboxylate N-succinyltransferase, whose translation is MLTSDLSHLISKAFADRSLLERQDVKDAVLDVIARLDRGELRVAEKVNGQWITNAWVKEAILLYMASQPVREMDAGSLQFLDKIPTKRDLAKTGVRVVPPGVARYGSFLEPGCILMPGYVNIGAYVGAGSMVDTWATVGSCAQIGKNVHLSGGVGIGGVLEPPQASPVIIEDGAFIGSRCIVVEGVVVEEEAVLGANVVITASTPIVDVTGPEPVIIKGRVPARSVVIPGTMPKEYPAGTFGVPCALIIGQRKESTDKKTSLNDVLRTFNVAV